The following coding sequences lie in one Leucobacter allii genomic window:
- a CDS encoding aldehyde dehydrogenase family protein: MTNIHSPIDGSVLATVPDTPPAAVRSAIDAAARASGGWGRTSPIARGRVLRRIAELMLAHEAELAELEARNLGAPLAASLAMVRRAAGSFAYFGELADKVSGEVIPVEGEYLAYAKRQPHGVVAAVVPWNAPLIFATKKLAPALAFGNACVLKPAPETPLSALRLAEIMAEAGLPAGLAHVLPGGTATGRALTEDPRISLIVFTGHDATGAAIAGAAAVNLVPTALELGGKSAQLVFADAPGHRVVEGLVSGVFGNAGQACIAGSRILVEARAQEELLRGLAERTRAVRVGDPLDAATEVGPQTTLAQQQKTERMIRDAVAEGARVLARAELPDDARLGEGYYVAPTLLTDVSPAMEIVREEVFGPVAVVSAFVSESDAVEQANATEYGLAAGVWTRDVARAHRVADRLRAGTVWINTYGVISDRMPFGGFGRSGYGREGGQAAVELYTRLQAVWTSLHEDEATPEIALP, from the coding sequence ATGACGAACATTCACTCCCCGATCGACGGCTCCGTGCTCGCGACCGTCCCCGACACCCCGCCCGCGGCCGTGCGCTCCGCGATCGACGCGGCGGCGCGGGCCTCCGGCGGCTGGGGAAGGACCTCGCCGATCGCGCGCGGGCGGGTGCTCCGCCGCATCGCCGAGCTCATGCTGGCGCACGAGGCCGAGCTCGCGGAGCTCGAGGCGCGCAACCTCGGCGCCCCGCTGGCGGCGAGCCTCGCGATGGTCCGCCGCGCGGCCGGATCCTTCGCCTACTTCGGCGAGCTCGCGGACAAGGTGTCGGGGGAGGTGATCCCCGTGGAGGGCGAGTACCTCGCCTACGCGAAGCGGCAACCGCACGGCGTCGTCGCCGCCGTCGTGCCGTGGAACGCTCCGCTCATCTTCGCGACGAAGAAGCTCGCGCCGGCGCTCGCCTTCGGCAACGCCTGCGTGCTCAAGCCGGCCCCCGAGACCCCGCTGAGCGCTCTGCGGCTCGCCGAGATCATGGCCGAAGCCGGGCTCCCCGCCGGGCTCGCCCACGTGCTGCCCGGCGGGACGGCGACCGGGCGCGCGCTCACGGAGGATCCCAGGATCTCCCTCATCGTGTTCACCGGCCACGACGCGACCGGCGCCGCGATCGCCGGCGCCGCCGCGGTGAACCTGGTGCCCACGGCGCTCGAGCTCGGCGGGAAGTCCGCGCAGCTCGTCTTCGCGGACGCCCCGGGGCACCGCGTCGTCGAGGGGCTCGTGAGCGGCGTGTTCGGCAACGCGGGCCAGGCCTGCATCGCGGGCAGCAGGATCCTGGTCGAGGCCCGTGCGCAGGAGGAGCTGCTGCGGGGGCTCGCGGAGCGCACGCGCGCCGTGCGCGTCGGCGACCCGCTCGACGCCGCCACGGAGGTCGGCCCGCAGACGACGCTCGCGCAGCAGCAGAAGACCGAGCGCATGATCCGCGACGCGGTGGCCGAGGGCGCTCGCGTGCTCGCGCGCGCCGAGCTCCCGGACGACGCGCGGCTGGGGGAGGGGTACTACGTCGCGCCGACGCTCCTCACGGACGTCTCGCCCGCGATGGAGATCGTCCGGGAGGAGGTGTTCGGCCCCGTCGCCGTGGTCTCCGCGTTCGTGTCCGAGTCCGATGCCGTCGAACAGGCGAACGCGACCGAGTACGGGCTCGCCGCCGGCGTCTGGACCCGCGACGTGGCGCGGGCGCATCGCGTCGCCGACCGGCTGCGCGCCGGGACCGTGTGGATCAACACCTACGGCGTCATCTCGGACCGCATGCCCTTCGGGGGCTTCGGGCGCTCCGGCTACGGCCGCGAGGGCGGCCAGGCCGCCGTGGAGCTCTACACGCGCCTGCAGGCGGTGTGGACGTCGCTGCACGAGGACGAGGCGACGCCGGAGATCGCCCTGCCCTGA
- a CDS encoding SDR family oxidoreductase gives MGALDGKIAVITGAGGRIGRATTAAFHREGATVIGMDIDAGPTACDRFVAIDLADEPAVATAFETIGAEFGGIDVLFSNAGVALAEDANVLDTGLAVWERTLRSNLTSMFLANKHGIPQILARGGGAVVNTASLLGSMGSAIPGISYSASKGAVIALTADIAVEFARRGLRANSISPGPVETPLFTDHADDAGRRRRLVHVPTGRFTRAEEVAESVVFLASDRASHITGVDLKIDGGMAIAYVTPEG, from the coding sequence ATGGGAGCGCTGGATGGGAAGATCGCCGTCATCACGGGAGCGGGTGGCCGGATCGGCCGGGCGACCACCGCCGCATTCCACCGGGAGGGCGCGACCGTGATCGGCATGGATATCGACGCGGGCCCGACGGCGTGCGATCGATTCGTCGCGATCGATCTCGCCGACGAACCGGCGGTGGCGACGGCGTTCGAGACGATCGGCGCCGAGTTCGGCGGCATCGACGTGCTGTTCAGCAACGCCGGAGTCGCCCTCGCCGAGGACGCGAACGTCCTCGACACGGGGCTCGCGGTGTGGGAGCGCACGCTCCGCAGCAACCTCACCTCGATGTTCCTGGCGAACAAGCACGGCATCCCCCAGATCCTCGCCCGCGGCGGCGGCGCCGTGGTGAACACCGCGTCGCTCCTCGGCAGTATGGGATCCGCGATCCCCGGCATCTCGTACTCGGCCTCCAAGGGCGCGGTGATCGCGCTCACCGCCGACATCGCCGTCGAGTTCGCCCGCCGGGGCCTGCGGGCGAACTCGATCTCCCCCGGCCCGGTCGAGACGCCGCTCTTCACCGATCACGCCGACGACGCGGGACGCCGGCGGCGGCTCGTGCACGTCCCCACCGGCCGCTTCACGCGGGCGGAGGAGGTCGCGGAGTCGGTCGTCTTCCTCGCGAGCGATCGCGCGTCGCACATCACGGGCGTCGATCTCAAGATCGACGGCGGCATGGCGATCGCCTACGTCACCCCCGAGGGCTGA